A genomic segment from Necator americanus strain Aroian chromosome III, whole genome shotgun sequence encodes:
- a CDS encoding hypothetical protein (NECATOR_CHRIII.G10438.T2) yields the protein MAGEMIYILEQRIKNQKNISEEKGDLVLHDIISQTLKQKYLHEIFKPQQMFSRRHMRAMFERLAHSSIMRLSESSMEKLFDLTLMMTKYQIQNVVMPEQILTVTMNHLSGMKRIAKQEDDIQELIRNAHAMDCRVKVSVFLRDGKQFEDGHFVYLPQKDPIELPPDVETPGITKYYENGEFVKSTQWPVTRNYIPLQHPESRNLDAEVRSTTLGTSIFTNEMSLDINGGGGTAKAEPVQYGDEMKLLESLFGSSLKTEGEVDLNMFDSTAEEKTYIKETEAGLKNVLKIDARKDKKSISTAMSEMKLTGGEEKKKKKEKGADMLEMLDEAAARPPTSKPRKRSQSRGSTAANVARAGSAKRPVSAKKSTK from the exons ATGGCTGGAGAGATGATCTACATATTGGAGCAAAGGATCAAG AATCAGAAGAACATCTCTGAGGAGAAAGGCGATCTAGTACTACACGATATCATTAGTCAAACCCTCAAGCAAAAATATCTCCATGAAATATTCAA ACCGCAGCAGATGTTCTCCAGACGGCATATGCGAGCAATGTTTGAACGTTTAGCACATTCCAGCATTATGAGACTCAGTGAAAGCAG CATGGAAAAACTGTTCGATCTAACCTTAATGATGACTAAATatcaaattcaaaatgttGTGATGCCTGAACAG ATCCTAACAGTCACTATGAATCATCTAAGTGGCATGAAACGAATCGCAAAGCAAGAGGATGATATCCAGGAACTTATCCGGAATGCGCATGCTATG GACTGTCGCGTCAAAGTTTCGGTTTTTCTGAGGGATGGAAAGCAGTTTGAAGATGGCCATTTCGTCTACCTTCCTCAAAA AGATCCCATCGAACTTCCACCAGACGTAGAAACTCCGGGGATCACAAAATATTACGAGAACGGGGAATTTGTGAAATCTACACAATGGCCGGTGACCAGGAATTACATCCCACTACAGCATCCG GAAAGTCGAAATCTTGACGCCGAAGTACGCTCGACGACACTCGGCACAAGTATATTCACCAATGAGATGAGCTTGGAT ATAAACGGCGGTGGCGGGACCGCAAAGGCCGAACCGGTGCAATACGGTGATGAAATGAAACTGCTCGAATCGCTCTTTGGCAGTTCACTCAAGACAG AAGGTGAAGTCGATTTAAATATGTTCGACTCCACTGCAGAAGAGAAGACGTACATAAAAGAAACCGAAGCGGGCCTGAAGAATGTGCTCAAAATTGACGCACGCAAggataaaaaatcaatatcgaCAGCTATGTCCGAG ATGAAATTGACGGGAGgcgaggagaagaagaagaagaaggagaaaggtGCCGACATGTTGGAGATGCTGGACGAAGCTGCCGCACGACCACCAACCAGCAAACCGCGAAAACGTTCGCAGAGTCGCGGTAGTACCGCAGCAAATGTGGCACGAGCTGGAAGTGCGAAACGACCGGTATCCGCcaagaaatccacaaaatag
- a CDS encoding hypothetical protein (NECATOR_CHRIII.G10438.T1), whose product MSLKCFPLLYVNMAGEMIYILEQRIKNQKNISEEKGDLVLHDIISQTLKQKYLHEIFKPQQMFSRRHMRAMFERLAHSSIMRLSESSMEKLFDLTLMMTKYQIQNVVMPEQILTVTMNHLSGMKRIAKQEDDIQELIRNAHAMFLMLYGPVPLTEWNLIRHQMLNFFQKSSLRPFQDCRVKVSVFLRDGKQFEDGHFVYLPQKDPIELPPDVETPGITKYYENGEFVKSTQWPVTRNYIPLQHPESRNLDAEVRSTTLGTSIFTNEMSLDINGGGGTAKAEPVQYGDEMKLLESLFGSSLKTEGEVDLNMFDSTAEEKTYIKETEAGLKNVLKIDARKDKKSISTAMSEMKLTGGEEKKKKKEKGADMLEMLDEAAARPPTSKPRKRSQSRGSTAANVARAGSAKRPVSAKKSTK is encoded by the exons ATGAGTCTAAAATGTTTTCCACTGTTGTATGTGAACATGGCTGGAGAGATGATCTACATATTGGAGCAAAGGATCAAG AATCAGAAGAACATCTCTGAGGAGAAAGGCGATCTAGTACTACACGATATCATTAGTCAAACCCTCAAGCAAAAATATCTCCATGAAATATTCAA ACCGCAGCAGATGTTCTCCAGACGGCATATGCGAGCAATGTTTGAACGTTTAGCACATTCCAGCATTATGAGACTCAGTGAAAGCAG CATGGAAAAACTGTTCGATCTAACCTTAATGATGACTAAATatcaaattcaaaatgttGTGATGCCTGAACAG ATCCTAACAGTCACTATGAATCATCTAAGTGGCATGAAACGAATCGCAAAGCAAGAGGATGATATCCAGGAACTTATCCGGAATGCGCATGCTATG TTTCTAATGCTGTACGGTCCTGTTCCATTGACTGAATGGAATTTAATACGGCATCAAATGCTGAACTTCTTCCAG AAATCATCCCTCAGGCCATTTCAGGACTGTCGCGTCAAAGTTTCGGTTTTTCTGAGGGATGGAAAGCAGTTTGAAGATGGCCATTTCGTCTACCTTCCTCAAAA AGATCCCATCGAACTTCCACCAGACGTAGAAACTCCGGGGATCACAAAATATTACGAGAACGGGGAATTTGTGAAATCTACACAATGGCCGGTGACCAGGAATTACATCCCACTACAGCATCCG GAAAGTCGAAATCTTGACGCCGAAGTACGCTCGACGACACTCGGCACAAGTATATTCACCAATGAGATGAGCTTGGAT ATAAACGGCGGTGGCGGGACCGCAAAGGCCGAACCGGTGCAATACGGTGATGAAATGAAACTGCTCGAATCGCTCTTTGGCAGTTCACTCAAGACAG AAGGTGAAGTCGATTTAAATATGTTCGACTCCACTGCAGAAGAGAAGACGTACATAAAAGAAACCGAAGCGGGCCTGAAGAATGTGCTCAAAATTGACGCACGCAAggataaaaaatcaatatcgaCAGCTATGTCCGAG ATGAAATTGACGGGAGgcgaggagaagaagaagaagaaggagaaaggtGCCGACATGTTGGAGATGCTGGACGAAGCTGCCGCACGACCACCAACCAGCAAACCGCGAAAACGTTCGCAGAGTCGCGGTAGTACCGCAGCAAATGTGGCACGAGCTGGAAGTGCGAAACGACCGGTATCCGCcaagaaatccacaaaatag